From the Lemur catta isolate mLemCat1 chromosome 1, mLemCat1.pri, whole genome shotgun sequence genome, the window CCCAGGTGTGCGTAGactccaggtgtgtgtgtgctccAGCTGTGCGTGCCCCAGGTGTGCGTAGactccaggtgtgtgtgtgctccAGCTGTGTATGCCCCAGGTGTGCGTAGACTCCAGGTGTGTGTGAGCTCCAGGTGTGGAGCACACCTGGGAAAATAGCAGAAcgctcctcccaggcccctccctgccgcAGCCCTGTGGGCCCTGCACACGCCCACCCTGCACCGCCTGGGGCCTGCTGGGGCTCAGAGATGGCAGGAAGGAAGGACCGCAGGAGGGGACAGTGGTGGGGGCTGACCCGACCCTGCCCCTGATGCGCTCTggggctgcctccctcctccagaGCGGGGTGTGGGGTCCTGGCTGCTTTTCACGAGGAGGGAGGCCGCAGTTTGGCAAAGGATGAAATGGGACTTTCTGAGGCCTGGTGGGAGGGGTCCGAGGGAGGCGGCCAGGGCGGTGGGGCAggctctggggtggcaggtgggcgTGGGCAGACGTGTGCATGctggcccccccccccagagTGCCAGCTGATGAAGACGGAGCGGCCCAGGCCCAACACCTTCATCATCCGCTGCCTGCAGTGGACCACGGTCATCGAGCGCACCTTCCACGTGGAGACGCCCGAGGAGAGGTACGCAGGGCTGTGCAGTCCATGGGGACAGTGGGGTGCTGGCCCCCTCTGCCTGTGGCCGTCCTTGCTCCCCAGTGCTCCCAGGCCCTGCTCAGAGCCCATCTGGAAATCGTCTGTGGGGtttggatggggaaactgaggcgcgAGATGAAAACCAGGTGGGGAGGAGGTACAGTCCTGCTGCAGGCTGCACCTCAGTGTCCCCAGTGTCCAGGAGGGTTTCCGACCCCTGAGTGAGTGTGGCCAGCCCAGGGCTCTCTCTGGGGTCTCTGTCACCACATCTCAGCCGGGCTGTGGAGgggaggccggggtgggtggCAGCTGCGGGGTGGGCTCcggctggagggcagggcctcAGGTGACCGCCTGCAGGGAGGAGTGGACGACTGCCATCCAGACGGTGGCCGACGGGCTcaagaagcaggaggaggagatgaTGGACTTCCGGTCGGGCTCGCCCAGCGACAACTCCGGGGCTGAGGAGATGGAGGTGTCCCTGGCCAAGCCCAAGCACCGCGTGGTGAGGCCCCAGCTCTGCCGTGCCGGGGCCGCGGAGGGCCGGGCGGGTCTGGGCCCAGCGGGGTGGGGCTGGctccccatctccttccctgTGTCGGAAGTGCAGTCGGGGTGCTGGGTCCGGAAGGCACGACGGTGTCACCACACCATTCCCCGGACCCCAGAGCTCCGGACTGGGGCCCAGACCCCTGCGGAGCCCACCGGGCCGGCGGGTGACTCCGGGGCCCACGCGGGCCGCTGGTGGGCGGAGGGTGAGCCGGCGTTCGCCGACCCGGCTGCCACGCTGCCCTCAGACCATGAACGAGTTCGAGTACCTGAAGCTGCTGGGCAAGGGCACCTTCGGGAAGGTGATCCTGGTGAAGGAGAAGGCCACCGGCCGCTACTACGCCATGAAGATCCTCAAGAAGGAGGTCATCGTGGCCAAGGTGGGCAcaggcgggcgggcgggccgTGGGGCTGTGCTGGTGGCCGGGCGGCGGCTCACCGGCCCTGCCTTCCAGGACGAGGTGGCCCACACGCTCACCGAGAACCGCGTCCTCCAGAACTCCAGGCACCCCTTCCTCACGGTGAGTCCCGCGGCCCTTCTGGGCTCAGGCTGGGGTCAGGCTGTCACCCACGCGGCTGCCTCTGAGGGACCGGCCTCCGTGGAGGGTTGGGGTGTGGAGGTGCTGATGGGGGCAGGGTCCTCTGTCTCTGCCACTCTGTGGGGCCCTGGGAGCCCCTAGGCTCCCGAACACCCCAAGACCCTGCAGGCCAGTCTCCCGCTGCCTCCTCTGTGGGGGTGCAGGCCAGGTGGTCCCTGTTCTGGGGGACTTGGCCGGGAGGTATTTGCCGTGAGTGGGGTCCAGCCGCTGGACTGGTTCCTGGGTCACCATGTTTGGGTGCGAGCTGGCCATCGGTGGGGCCTTTCCTTTAAACGCAAAGCCGCCTGTGGCTCCAGCTGTGCAGGCCCCCGGCCAGCTCTGCCCCGGAGGGCGTGTCCTCCCCCTGCCAGGATAGCAGGGTCGGGAACTTGTCACTCCTCTGCCACCCTCTTCAGTGGCCCCCCGAGCTGGGAGCGCGGGCAGCGGCAAGGTCTGGACTCCCCCAGACACTTGAGCCAGACCCACCTGCTCATCTTCAAACGGCCTCGGTGCCTCTCGGGTGCCGCATGCCTGCCCGTCCCACCCGAGGCTCCGTCTCTGCTTCCGTTTCAGGCGCTGAAGTACTCCTTCCAGACCCACGACCGCCTCTGCTTTGTCATGGAGTACGCCAACGGGGGCGAGGTAGGGGCCATGGGGCAGCTCTCGGGAGGGGCTCGTCCCGCTCGGAGCCTCTGCTGCCGCCTGCAGCACGGGGTGGTGTGGCTGGTGCCCGCCGCGGGCAGCTGCCTGCTGGGGCCGACTGCCATGCTGAGTGGGGGCTCCAGTACCTTCCAGGACCCCCCTCCCCCTGGGCCTTCTGGAGGCTGGTCCTGCCTCACGGCCGCCTCCCACAGCTCTTCTTCCACCTGTCCCGCGAGCGCGTGTTCTCCGAGGACCGGGCCCGCTTCTACGGCGCCGAGATCGTGTCGGCCCTGGACTACCTGCACTCGGAGAAGAACGTGGTGTACCGGGACCTCAAGGTGCGCCCCGGGGGCCGGCGGGAGGCGGGGATGGGGCCCAGCAGGCTGACCACGCCGCCTCCCTCCCGCAGCTGGAGAACCTCATGCTGGACAAGGACGGGCACATCAAGATCACGGACTTCGGGCTGTGCAAGGAGGGCATCAAGGACGGCGCCACCATGAAGACCTTCTGCGGCACGCCCGAGTACCTGGCCCCCGAGGTgcgcccgccgccgcccccgcgtGCTGCCCCCAGGCCCGCCCGGGCACGCGGTGACGCCCGCCCTGCCCCTGCCGCCCGCCCAGGTGCTGGAGGACAACGACTACGGCCGGGCCGTGGACTGGTGGGGGCTGGGCGTGGTCATGTACGAGATGATGTGCGGCCGCCTGCCCTTCTACAACCAGGACCACGAGAAGCTCTTCGAGCTCATCCTCATGGAGGAGATCCGCTTCCCGCGCACGCTCGGCCCCGAGGCCAAGTCCCTGCTCTCGGGGCTGCTCAAGAAGGACCCTAAGCAGAGGTGAGGGCCCCACTGGCCGGGCAGGCTGGCGCGAGCCTGCAGCCCTCACACCCACACCTGCACCGAGGCTGCCTGCCGTCCCCGCAGCCCCGGGGTGCTCCCTCTGGGGGTCCCCAGGTCCtgtggtgggagggtggggccTGAGCAGGTGGCGGCGCCGTCACTGTGGCCCCGTTTCCCGCCCCAGGCTCGGCGGGGGCTCCGAGGACGCCAAGGAGATCATGCAGCACCGCTTCTTCGCCGGCATCGTGTGGCAGGACGTGTACGAGAAGAAGGTGTGCTGGCGGCCCACACCCCTGAGTCCCCTGTGCGTGCCCTCAGCGTGGCGCACTCGCTGGCTCCCTCACGCACACCCCCGAGTCCCCTGTGTGTGCCCTCAGCGTGGCGCACTCGCTGGctccctcacacacacccccGAGTCCCCTGTGCGTGCCCTCAGCGTGGCGCACTCGCTGGCTCCCTCAGGCACACCCACACTTGCACGGCCAGAGGGCTGTGGGGCCTGCTGCGGCCCCAGGCACGGGAGGGCCCTGTGTGCGTCCCGGGCAGCTGGCCCAGGCCCGCCCTCCCCGGGACCCTGTGCCCTCCCCGGGACCCTATGCACGCACAGTGAAGGCTGGCGGGGGTGGAGCAGGGGTGCgaccccctcccctccaccagTTCCTTTGGTTATCTGACCTCAACCCCTCCTGCTGCAAGGAAAGCCCAGCTGTCCCTCTGGATGTGCAGAGATGGGACAGCACTTGCTCTTCTTGCGTGTGTGGGAGGCCACCTGAGGGAGGCAGCTGTCCTGCGTGGGCCCCTGTCGTGGGGGGCTCACCCTGCCAGGGGGCCCACGAGCCCCAGGCCCTGACCGAGGCCGATGGGGTCTGCCCAGCTGGGCCTGAAGACTGTACCGGGATGTGCTGGGTGCCCTGTCACCAAGCATGTGTTGCCTGGTTTCCAGCCAGCACCTCCCCTGAAGGCCTGTGTCGGGCTACACGTGGCTGGCTGGGCTGGGTAGCCTGGGGACCCACTGGGCCTGTCCTCCCTTTGGCACAGGGTGTCCCCGGCCCTGGTCCAGGTCCTGGCCCCGTgggctgccaccttccagccctgccctctgaGGGTGTGGGGGGCTCGGGCAGTGCCTGACTCCTGCCCAGCCTTGACCAAGGACCCCGCTAGTGCACAAGGGACAGCACTGGCACCAGGCCAGACTCGGGCCAGCATCTGAGGATGTCCTTGCCTGAGGGACCTGAGACGCTGTCTGGTGGCCCCTCACGTGTGCACCTCACTTTACAGTTACCCTTGCCTCCTGGGTCCTTGGGGTCCTCCCTGCAGCCTGAGCCTCACCCAGGCCCTTGAgctgtgggggaggcaggggttCCACAGacccctctccttctccccttcccagtTTACAAGAAACCCAGttaaaagaaaagccagaaagacccaggcatggtggctcgtgcctataattccagctactctggagcctAAGCccagaattcaagaccagccagggcaacctAGGGAGgccccatcttaaaaaaaaatagaaattgtccCCTatgcctgggggcagggagggtctgGCAGGGCGGGGCTGCACTGGCATCACCTCTTGGCTGATGGGCGTGTCCCAACACACGCTTGGTGACAGGGCACCCAGCACATCCCGGTACAGTCTTCAGGCCCAGCTGGGCAGACCCCAACCCCAGGCACTGCTGCACCCCTGCACGGCCGCCCTCTGGGAGCGGGGGCCCTGACCTCAGTGCCGCCCGGAGACAGCTCCCTGGGGCTTTCGGGCACCGTGAGGCCTGGTGCATCCTGGGTCTGGGGTGCTGGGAGTCGGGGCGAGGCCTGTGACGGGCCCTCTGTCTGGCTCTCTGCAGCTCAGCCCGCCCTTCAAGCCCCAGGTCACATCGGAGACCGACACCAGGTATTTTGACGAGGAGTTCACGGCCCAGATAATCACCATCACGCCGCCCGACCAAGGTGAGGGCTGCTTGGCGCCGGTGGCTGCACCCTGAGGCACACTTGCAGGGATCCACATGTTTTTGGCTTcagatgttttaaaatcaaaatttttaaaaagctgctcTTGGAAGGTACTAATGATTACGGTGGGAGGCTCACTCCCCTACCCCCAGGACTCAGAGGGACGAGGTCCCGTGTCAAGATGTGgggccctgcctcagtttccctgggtGCATGGCACTGGGTTGGTGGCGGTTTTGGAGGTCTGGCTTCATCCTGGAGCTGGGGGTCGCGTGAGGGTGGCGGGGGCAGGCCAGGTCTGAGCGGCCCCTCCCACAGATGACAGCATGGAGTGCGTGGACAGCGAGCGGCGGCCGCACTTCCCCCAGTTCTCCTACTCGGCCAGCGGCACGGCCTGAGGCGGCCGCCGGGCAACCATGGCTCTGCTCCAACACGGCTCCACGGCCAGGGGAGGCCCCGGACGGATGATGTGCATTTAATGGTTTTCATTCCTTGGGTGTATTTGAGAGGAGCCACGCCATCCTCCCGAGCACGGTGCAAAGAAGTTTCGTGCTGTGGGCAGCATCCTTGGGGAAGAAAATGGTCCTgcaatttttcttaatttatttcatcCAATTTGTGCTCCAGACATGGCCTCGGGTCTCAGAACAATTCGATTCTCGTAGGAAAACGTTAAGGACTTCTACAGCCATGTGCAGCGAGGTCTGGGGTCCAGGCAGGTCCTGCcgctgccccagcctggccctgctaGCCCGTGTCACCAACCACCCCTGGCTGTCACCTGGGTCTAAGGCACCAGAAGCAACCTCACAGTGGCATGCTGGCTGGCACCCCCGGGGGGCATGTGGCAGCCCCCAGCACTAAGGCCGTGCCCGCAAGGATGTCCTCAGAGGCTGGCCCCCCTGAGACAGGACCCGGGGTGGGGGTTGGGCCAGGGTTCGCCCAACAGGACAGAGGAACAAGGTTTAAATTTGTTGCTGTGTATTATGTTGTTCAGATGCATTGGAGGGAGGTTAATCTTAGTAAAAAGAAAGCCCCCTCCAGGccaccccttctccctcctgtgTCACGGTCTTGGTGGCTGTCCCACCGAGCTCCTCCCTGAGACGACTCCCACAGTAGCACTTGTCTCCTGGACGCTTCCCTTCCGGCTGTGCGCCCCCGGCCCGCTCCCGGCTCCCCTCTGCAGGGCGGCTGCCACTGGGCCCCCACGCCCCTCCCGGCCAGATGCCGCTGCCGCTGCACCATGGCGTTTTTTACAACATTCAACTTTagtatttttactattataatatgAAACTTGTCCTCCAAATTCTTCAATAAAAATCGCTTTTCAAGTTTGTGGCTCACTTTGCTGGGGGAAGAGCCTGTGGCCCGGGGAGGGGGCCCTGGTCTCCCCTGCTCTGCTGGGCATCAGCGTCCTGGGCGGGTTTGGGGAGTGGCACGGCCTGGCTGGGTCCTGCCCGAGGGGGGACGTGGGATGCCCGGGTGTCCCCTGACCCCACTGGGCTTCGCCCCAGCTATGGAGGCGGCTGTCCAGGCTGCAgggccacctgcccctgccccagccgcTGTGCCCGGGCAAAGCCGTGAACAGGACCCTGAGCATCAGGGAGGCTGGGACTCGCGGGGCCCAGGTCTGGGCGATGGTCCTGTCCTGGGCCACAGCCAGGCCTGCGGGGGCCCCAAGAGCCACGtgctcaggtcacacagcaagtctcGGCAGAGCAGGAGGCGGTGCTGCCCAGGGTGGGGTGAGGATGGGGGCCGAGGTCACCTCCAGAGTGCCGGGCACAGCTCTGCGCTCTACAGCCGCAGGATGAGCTGCTGGTGCCACCTGGTGGACGCCTGCCGGGGTGCTCTGGGCCAGCTGACTGGCACGCGGGCCACTGGCACCCGGCACAGGCCAGGCGGGTGCAGGGCGCTGGGGGCCAGGGGTCGGGGGCCTCGGCCTCCTCATCTCAAAGGGACTCAACCCCACAGCTGACGACATTGATAGGGCCCACGCCTGGCCGGATGGCAGTTGTCCCCTCTCCAAGGCAATGATGGGGCGGTGGTGAGGGGGTGCCAGGCAG encodes:
- the AKT1 gene encoding RAC-alpha serine/threonine-protein kinase translates to MNDVAIVKEGWLHKRGEYIKTWRPRYFLLKNDGTFIGYKERPQDVDQRESPLNNFSVAQCQLMKTERPRPNTFIIRCLQWTTVIERTFHVETPEEREEWTTAIQTVADGLKKQEEEMMDFRSGSPSDNSGAEEMEVSLAKPKHRVTMNEFEYLKLLGKGTFGKVILVKEKATGRYYAMKILKKEVIVAKDEVAHTLTENRVLQNSRHPFLTALKYSFQTHDRLCFVMEYANGGELFFHLSRERVFSEDRARFYGAEIVSALDYLHSEKNVVYRDLKLENLMLDKDGHIKITDFGLCKEGIKDGATMKTFCGTPEYLAPEVLEDNDYGRAVDWWGLGVVMYEMMCGRLPFYNQDHEKLFELILMEEIRFPRTLGPEAKSLLSGLLKKDPKQRLGGGSEDAKEIMQHRFFAGIVWQDVYEKKLSPPFKPQVTSETDTRYFDEEFTAQIITITPPDQDDSMECVDSERRPHFPQFSYSASGTA